Proteins from a single region of Caloramator sp. E03:
- a CDS encoding amidase domain-containing protein, with translation MPVLKSKTIYFLMFLLITALFNIYHYFPDTFVLSMNYPKEIESEVTKMYNTRNYALLNGDIKALIGLFDTNQKYGQWAMEHEVKRVKYLKDWAKERGIKFINIESKIRIKRIYEVKDKIKLSIDELSRFDYIYSDDENSHINSFGIGLKHYLTLIKDKGKYVIYNDWYTDCFQDAMQRYSGEINDYEDIQSSTQTETLTEAIEYKVSYNRKKAVEYADKYCGAAWGSDNEFKYNKKYSDYNGLGGDCTNFVSQVIGDEEGGGLLKDKIWFCSSSKGGRCFGSKAWVNAGAFKDYIIYSGKGRIIKKGTYKDLTKPIEGYKGAIYKLEAGDLICYEKKGKADHFAVITSFDSHGYPLVNSHTTDRYHVPWDLGWGDKDVKFILIHING, from the coding sequence GTGCCGGTATTAAAAAGTAAAACTATTTATTTTTTAATGTTTTTACTTATAACAGCACTGTTTAATATATATCATTATTTTCCAGATACTTTTGTACTCTCAATGAATTATCCTAAAGAGATAGAATCAGAAGTTACTAAAATGTATAATACAAGAAATTATGCACTTTTAAATGGGGACATAAAAGCTCTTATAGGGTTGTTTGATACTAATCAAAAATATGGACAATGGGCAATGGAACATGAGGTAAAGAGGGTAAAATATTTGAAGGATTGGGCTAAGGAGAGGGGGATAAAATTCATTAATATAGAATCAAAGATACGAATAAAAAGAATTTATGAGGTTAAAGATAAAATAAAACTTTCAATTGATGAGCTCAGCAGGTTTGATTATATTTATAGTGATGATGAAAATTCACATATTAATTCCTTTGGAATAGGGCTTAAACATTATTTAACACTTATTAAGGACAAAGGTAAATATGTTATATATAATGACTGGTATACTGATTGTTTTCAAGATGCAATGCAAAGATATTCTGGAGAGATTAACGATTATGAGGATATACAGTCAAGTACACAAACTGAAACTTTAACAGAAGCTATAGAATATAAAGTTTCTTATAATAGAAAAAAAGCAGTAGAGTATGCAGATAAATATTGTGGTGCTGCCTGGGGAAGTGATAACGAGTTTAAATATAATAAAAAATATAGTGACTATAATGGCCTTGGAGGAGATTGTACAAACTTTGTATCACAAGTCATTGGAGATGAAGAGGGGGGAGGACTTTTAAAGGATAAAATTTGGTTTTGTAGTAGCTCTAAAGGTGGAAGATGCTTTGGAAGCAAGGCTTGGGTAAATGCAGGAGCTTTTAAAGATTATATTATATATAGTGGGAAAGGTAGAATTATTAAAAAAGGTACTTATAAGGATTTAACAAAGCCAATAGAAGGATATAAAGGAGCTATTTATAAACTTGAGGCAGGAGATCTTATATGTTATGAAAAAAAGGGAAAGGCAGATCATTTTGCAGTGATTACATCCTTTGATAGCCATGGATATCCCCTTGTAAATTCCCATACAACAGATAGGTATCATGTACCTTGGGATCTTGGGTGGGGAGATAAGGATGTAAAGTTTATTTTAATTCATATAAATGGATAG
- the rpmE gene encoding 50S ribosomal protein L31: MKENLHPNYTHEAVVKCACGNTFTTGSVKKELKVEICSKCHPFFTGKHKMVDTGGRVEKFMKKYNLKSEE; the protein is encoded by the coding sequence ATGAAGGAGAATTTACATCCAAACTATACACATGAAGCAGTAGTTAAGTGCGCTTGTGGCAACACTTTTACAACTGGTTCTGTAAAGAAGGAATTAAAAGTTGAAATCTGCTCAAAGTGCCACCCATTCTTCACTGGAAAACACAAGATGGTTGATACTGGTGGTAGAGTAGAAAAATTCATGAAGAAGTACAACTTAAAGTCAGAAGAATAA
- a CDS encoding IS30 family transposase, translated as MVHKNNYNTPIRSFKHLKSYERGEIFALLKEGKSIRYIAKKLGRSPSTISREIKRGTVSQLKSDLSYYSSYFPETGQAVYKNHRSNCGAKIKLAKVETFIKFAEEKIRKNNWSVDTVVGYCKTDPSWKDEFIVSTKTLYNYIDRGFLSIRNIDLPLKTHLKPKKKRIRENKRLLGKSIDLRPEQINSRQEFGHWEIDTVIGKKSGDKALLTLTERKSRYEIIMLLDNKDAKSVDDSIKRLMEVYKDNFKKIFKSITADNGVEFSNLQFILKKYDVEVYYTHPFSSFERGTNERHNGLIRRFIPKGKSIKDISIDTIKRIQNWMNTLPRKLLNYKTPEKFFYEELLKIA; from the coding sequence ATGGTTCATAAAAATAATTATAACACACCTATACGTTCTTTTAAACATCTGAAATCTTATGAACGTGGAGAAATTTTTGCCTTGCTTAAAGAAGGTAAAAGTATTCGTTATATTGCTAAAAAATTAGGACGAAGTCCAAGTACTATAAGCCGTGAAATTAAACGTGGTACTGTATCACAATTAAAAAGTGATTTATCTTATTATTCAAGTTATTTCCCTGAAACTGGGCAAGCTGTCTATAAAAATCACCGCTCAAATTGCGGAGCAAAAATTAAATTGGCTAAAGTAGAAACCTTTATAAAATTTGCAGAAGAAAAAATCCGTAAAAATAATTGGTCTGTTGATACTGTCGTTGGTTATTGCAAAACTGATCCTTCTTGGAAAGATGAGTTCATTGTTTCAACTAAGACCTTATATAACTATATTGATAGAGGATTTTTATCTATACGTAATATAGATTTACCTTTAAAAACACATTTAAAACCTAAAAAGAAAAGAATTAGGGAGAACAAACGCCTTTTAGGTAAAAGTATTGATTTAAGGCCTGAACAAATTAATTCTCGTCAAGAATTTGGACATTGGGAAATAGATACTGTTATAGGTAAAAAATCAGGCGATAAAGCTCTTTTAACTTTAACAGAACGTAAATCCCGTTATGAAATAATAATGCTTTTAGATAATAAAGATGCTAAGTCTGTTGATGATTCTATAAAGAGACTTATGGAAGTATATAAGGATAATTTTAAAAAGATTTTCAAGAGTATTACGGCAGATAATGGAGTTGAATTTAGTAATTTACAATTCATTCTTAAAAAATATGATGTTGAGGTATATTATACCCATCCCTTTTCTTCTTTTGAAAGAGGAACTAACGAACGACATAATGGTCTTATACGTCGTTTTATCCCTAAGGGAAAGAGTATAAAGGATATATCTATTGATACCATTAAAAGAATTCAAAATTGGATGAATACACTCCCACGAAAATTACTAAATTACAAAACTCCTGAAAAATTTTTTTACGAGGAATTATTAAAAATAGCCTAA
- the rho gene encoding transcription termination factor Rho, with product MDFEDLKHKTLEELREIAKQYDIKSVTKYRKSELIEEILKVDEEKKKETEVKSEPVIPEVDKFVEEIKLNDIDEDKRGKMQELIADSETVEGIFELVENQSYGFLRLDNYQQGPRDIYVSPSQIRKFNIKTGDKIKGKARYPKETEKYKALIYLQEINGVAPEKVINRKPFEALTPIYPNRRLNLETTGNDIATRLIDILAPIGRGQRGLIVAPPKAGKTILLKKIANAITQNYSDIDLIVLLIDERPEEVTDIQRSIKGEIVYSTFDEEPENHIRVAELVLERAKRLVEMKRDVVILLDSITRLARAYNLTISPTGRTLSGGLDPGALIQPKKFFGAARNIEEGGSLTIISTALVETGSRMDDVIFEEFKGTGNMEVHLDRKLQERRIFPAIDINKSGTRKEELLLSNDEYNAVMAIRRLLANETTQEATEKLLTALLRTKNNKEFVQIFPKIIKA from the coding sequence AGAAAAAAGAAACAGAAGTAAAAAGTGAACCTGTTATTCCTGAAGTTGATAAGTTTGTTGAAGAAATAAAACTTAATGATATAGATGAAGATAAAAGAGGAAAAATGCAAGAGCTTATTGCTGATTCTGAAACAGTTGAAGGGATATTTGAGCTTGTTGAAAATCAGTCATACGGCTTTTTAAGGCTTGATAATTATCAACAAGGCCCAAGGGATATATATGTTTCTCCATCTCAGATAAGGAAGTTTAATATAAAAACAGGAGATAAAATAAAAGGTAAAGCAAGATATCCAAAGGAAACTGAAAAATATAAAGCACTTATATACCTTCAAGAAATAAATGGTGTAGCTCCGGAAAAAGTAATTAATAGAAAGCCTTTTGAAGCATTAACTCCTATATATCCAAATAGGAGGTTAAACCTTGAAACAACAGGGAATGATATTGCCACAAGGCTTATAGATATATTGGCACCAATTGGAAGAGGACAAAGGGGACTTATTGTTGCACCTCCTAAAGCGGGAAAGACAATACTTTTAAAGAAAATTGCAAACGCAATAACTCAAAATTATTCTGATATTGATCTTATTGTTCTTTTAATTGATGAAAGGCCGGAAGAAGTTACTGATATACAAAGATCTATAAAGGGCGAGATTGTATATTCAACCTTTGATGAAGAACCAGAAAATCATATTAGGGTTGCGGAGCTTGTTTTAGAGAGAGCTAAGAGGCTTGTTGAAATGAAAAGGGACGTTGTAATACTTCTTGATAGTATTACAAGGCTTGCAAGGGCATATAACCTTACCATTTCTCCTACAGGAAGAACATTATCAGGAGGGCTTGATCCAGGAGCACTAATTCAGCCTAAAAAATTCTTTGGAGCTGCAAGAAATATAGAAGAAGGAGGCAGTCTTACTATTATTTCAACAGCCCTTGTTGAAACTGGGAGCCGTATGGATGATGTTATATTTGAAGAGTTTAAAGGAACAGGTAATATGGAAGTTCATCTTGATAGAAAACTTCAGGAAAGAAGAATTTTCCCAGCAATAGATATAAACAAATCTGGAACAAGAAAAGAAGAACTTTTATTATCAAACGATGAGTATAATGCAGTTATGGCAATAAGAAGGCTTCTTGCTAATGAAACTACACAAGAGGCAACAGAAAAGCTTTTAACAGCTCTTCTTAGAACTAAAAATAACAAGGAGTTTGTACAGATATTTCCTAAAATAATAAAAGCTTAA